In Thioalkalivibrio paradoxus ARh 1, the following are encoded in one genomic region:
- a CDS encoding EAL domain-containing protein: protein MAFQPIVRPSTRTVFAQEALVRGAAGEPAGAIFAHVNDGNRYRFDQACRVRAIEEATALGVGCVSINFMPNAVYQPELCIRTTLEAAKEYGFPIDSIIFEITESERVDDLQHLRAIVEHYQARGFKTAIDDFGAGYAGLNLLAELRTDLVKLDMALVRSIDRDPGRRAIVRGIMQVCSELGIDVIAEGVETPDEYQALRDLGVDLFQGYLFARPAFRAVAEVRWP, encoded by the coding sequence ATGGCATTCCAACCCATCGTCAGGCCCTCCACCCGTACCGTTTTTGCGCAGGAGGCGCTGGTCCGGGGCGCAGCCGGCGAGCCCGCGGGCGCGATCTTTGCCCACGTCAACGATGGCAACCGCTACCGGTTCGATCAGGCCTGCCGCGTGCGGGCGATCGAAGAGGCGACCGCGCTCGGCGTCGGGTGCGTGAGCATCAACTTCATGCCGAATGCCGTCTACCAACCGGAACTGTGTATCCGTACCACGCTGGAGGCTGCAAAGGAGTACGGGTTTCCGATCGACAGCATCATCTTCGAGATCACCGAAAGTGAGCGGGTGGATGACCTGCAGCACCTGCGCGCGATCGTAGAGCATTATCAAGCCCGGGGCTTCAAGACTGCGATCGACGATTTCGGTGCCGGTTATGCCGGTTTGAACCTGCTCGCGGAACTGCGCACCGACCTGGTCAAGCTCGACATGGCTCTGGTGCGCAGCATCGACCGAGATCCTGGCCGGCGCGCGATCGTGCGCGGCATCATGCAGGTCTGCAGCGAGCTGGGAATCGACGTGATTGCCGAGGGGGTCGAAACGCCGGACGAGTATCAGGCGCTACGTGATCTCGGCGTGGATCTGTTCCAGGGGTACCTGTTCGCGCGCCCCGCGTTTCGCGCCGTGGCTGAGGTCCGCTGGCCCTAG